One stretch of Dissulfurimicrobium hydrothermale DNA includes these proteins:
- a CDS encoding cysteine desulfurase family protein: protein MDLKKNGLYLDYNATTPIATPVIEAINHALKDLWGNPSSIHGLGRAAKEGIEAARAKVASLINARPEEVFFTSGGTESNNTVILGAARAGSHEKRHIITTQIEHPSVLNPAIHLMEEGWDVSFIRVDSLGLVDPSDIKKALRPNTAMVSVMLANNETGAVQPLAEIAGIAHEYGVPVHTDAAQAVGKIPVDVQMLGVDYLTIAGHKLYAPKGIGALFVKDGAPFDQIIFGAGQEMGRRPGTEPTPLAVGLGAASVFVQDGLEDEMKRQSELRERLYDGILSLGRQIIRHGQVDKTLPNTLNISFVGLSGARILQTAPGLMASTGAACHAGSAVVSHVLSAMGVEKTVAMGAIRFSLGRFTTDREIDDAVFAIKEALNRLN from the coding sequence ATGGACTTAAAAAAAAATGGACTTTATCTTGATTACAACGCCACGACACCCATTGCAACCCCTGTTATCGAAGCGATTAACCACGCACTGAAAGATCTCTGGGGGAATCCAAGTAGCATCCATGGACTTGGCAGGGCTGCAAAGGAAGGTATAGAGGCGGCGAGGGCCAAGGTGGCTTCATTGATAAATGCAAGGCCTGAGGAGGTCTTTTTCACCAGCGGTGGCACAGAGTCCAACAATACGGTCATCTTAGGTGCGGCGAGGGCTGGTTCGCATGAAAAGAGGCACATCATAACCACTCAGATCGAACACCCATCGGTCCTGAACCCGGCTATTCACCTGATGGAAGAGGGATGGGACGTGTCATTCATAAGGGTGGACAGCCTTGGTCTTGTCGATCCGTCGGACATAAAGAAGGCCTTAAGACCCAATACGGCTATGGTCTCGGTTATGCTCGCCAACAATGAAACCGGCGCGGTTCAGCCTCTTGCCGAGATCGCAGGAATAGCGCATGAGTACGGTGTACCGGTGCATACAGATGCAGCCCAGGCGGTTGGCAAGATACCTGTGGATGTGCAGATGCTTGGCGTTGACTATCTCACTATAGCAGGGCATAAACTTTACGCACCTAAGGGCATAGGGGCCCTGTTTGTAAAGGATGGGGCGCCTTTTGATCAGATCATCTTTGGTGCAGGTCAGGAGATGGGGCGGAGGCCTGGAACTGAGCCGACACCCCTTGCCGTAGGTCTGGGCGCAGCCAGTGTCTTTGTGCAAGATGGTCTTGAAGATGAGATGAAACGTCAGTCTGAACTTAGGGAAAGGCTGTACGACGGCATATTATCCCTTGGGCGTCAGATAATAAGACACGGTCAGGTTGACAAGACACTACCGAATACCCTGAATATCAGCTTCGTCGGATTGAGCGGCGCCCGGATACTCCAGACGGCGCCGGGACTGATGGCATCTACCGGTGCCGCATGTCATGCAGGCTCGGCAGTAGTCTCGCACGTCCTTTCCGCGATGGGTGTAGAAAAGACCGTCGCCATGGGTGCCATACGTTTTTCGCTTGGGAGGTTCACGACGGACAGAGAAATAGACGACGCCGTATTTGCTATCAAAGAGGCCTTGAACCGCCTTAATTAA
- a CDS encoding septal ring lytic transglycosylase RlpA family protein, with translation MKKNFRRSDSALVLICLISILAGCAKTTPPPETYTYIPPQVGGRQRYAPPAKVPATQRPYTINGHTYYPLPSAEGFVEEGYASWYGPNFHGKPTACGETYNMYDISAAHKILPINTYVRVTNLENGKEVIARINDRGPFVKDRIIDLSYGTAKILGIVGTGTARVRVEALGEGSVTSGGVIKFKKHPDFKKGVFYVQVGAFLDQANALNMKRRLEGTYKDVTITTGMVGGQVFYRVQIFAANDYNEAKIFEAKASRTITPGAFVVAR, from the coding sequence TTGAAGAAAAATTTTAGACGATCCGATTCGGCCCTTGTCCTCATATGTCTTATATCTATCCTTGCAGGTTGCGCAAAAACAACCCCGCCGCCTGAAACATATACCTATATTCCACCGCAGGTCGGTGGCAGGCAAAGATATGCACCGCCTGCAAAAGTCCCTGCAACACAACGTCCTTACACAATAAACGGTCACACATACTACCCGCTACCTTCGGCGGAGGGCTTTGTAGAAGAAGGCTATGCATCCTGGTATGGCCCCAACTTTCATGGAAAGCCCACCGCATGCGGCGAAACATATAACATGTACGATATCTCAGCTGCACATAAGATACTCCCGATCAATACATATGTAAGGGTCACAAACCTTGAAAACGGGAAAGAAGTCATAGCCAGGATCAACGACAGAGGTCCATTCGTAAAGGATAGGATAATCGATCTCAGTTACGGCACAGCAAAGATACTCGGTATTGTAGGGACCGGAACGGCAAGGGTCAGGGTTGAGGCCCTTGGCGAAGGGAGCGTCACCTCCGGCGGCGTTATAAAATTCAAAAAACATCCCGACTTCAAGAAGGGCGTCTTCTATGTCCAAGTAGGGGCATTCCTCGACCAGGCGAACGCCCTGAATATGAAACGAAGGCTTGAGGGCACATACAAAGACGTAACAATAACCACCGGGATGGTGGGTGGCCAGGTCTTCTACAGGGTGCAGATCTTTGCAGCAAATGACTACAATGAGGCGAAGATATTTGAGGCGAAGGCCTCAAGGACTATCACCCCTGGCGCATTTGTGGTGGCCAGATAA
- a CDS encoding ATP-dependent helicase, with amino-acid sequence MRQMGFWDYADLLVESLQLLKLPEIRWRFREKTRFILVDEFQDINAVQYAIVKEMACRPDDNAGDCPKITAIGDPKQAIYGFRGADPAFIDMFLKDFGVQKTITLDISYRCPQTILDAAACVIGGSVPVLRSAKGDGPKLVLKTFKDDISEAKWIAKTIEAMTGAVSLDSINMSIGAGQMRSLSDVAVLFRVNALSDAVARALKERGIPYKFKAMSDAPEIGRADVKTIAEIWEEAEGVSLLSMHASKGLEFPIVFIIGCEEGVLPWRNGDVAEEERLFYVGITRSSERLFLCISGERALYARGDRLIPSRFLSRISGGLFAEQEQGKDRPKKARRPRQKDLF; translated from the coding sequence ATGCGCCAAATGGGGTTTTGGGACTATGCCGATCTCTTAGTTGAGTCTTTGCAGCTGCTTAAGCTGCCTGAGATAAGGTGGCGATTCAGGGAAAAGACCCGTTTCATACTTGTGGATGAATTTCAAGATATAAACGCGGTTCAATATGCCATTGTTAAAGAGATGGCCTGTCGCCCGGATGATAACGCCGGCGACTGCCCGAAGATTACGGCAATAGGCGACCCGAAACAGGCGATTTATGGTTTCAGGGGAGCGGATCCAGCCTTCATCGATATGTTTTTAAAGGATTTTGGCGTCCAAAAGACCATAACCCTTGATATCTCCTACAGATGCCCTCAAACCATCCTCGATGCTGCTGCATGTGTGATAGGAGGGTCTGTGCCGGTGCTCAGATCGGCCAAGGGCGATGGACCGAAATTGGTCCTCAAGACTTTTAAGGATGATATATCGGAGGCCAAATGGATAGCAAAGACTATTGAGGCCATGACAGGGGCTGTAAGCCTGGATTCGATAAATATGTCCATCGGAGCAGGCCAGATGAGGAGCCTTTCCGATGTTGCGGTGTTGTTCAGGGTTAACGCCCTTTCTGATGCAGTAGCCAGGGCTTTGAAAGAAAGGGGTATACCTTATAAATTCAAGGCCATGTCCGATGCCCCTGAGATAGGACGGGCTGATGTCAAGACCATTGCAGAGATATGGGAAGAGGCCGAAGGGGTATCTCTGCTCTCCATGCATGCATCAAAAGGCCTGGAATTCCCGATTGTTTTTATAATTGGTTGTGAAGAAGGTGTGCTTCCCTGGAGGAATGGGGATGTGGCCGAGGAAGAAAGGCTATTTTATGTTGGGATCACAAGGTCCTCAGAGAGGCTCTTTCTCTGTATCTCAGGGGAGCGTGCCCTGTATGCGAGGGGGGACAGGCTTATCCCGAGCCGTTTCTTATCCAGGATATCCGGCGGGCTTTTTGCGGAGCAAGAGCAAGGGAAAGACAGACCCAAAAAGGCCAGACGCCCCAGGCAAAAGGATCTTTTTTAG
- a CDS encoding UvrD-helicase domain-containing protein: MDGRWFDGLNQAQLSAVTFNEGPLLVIAGPGAGKTRLLAHKIVYLITELGVRPDQILAVTFTNKAAREIRNRVGLLLAHQTDAGSAADNSLPRLCTFHSWALGFLREEFGAAAARPVGEDEAFEVFEEAAAAARFSTAGLRGLFEEVMRAKEAYPPPIF, encoded by the coding sequence ATGGACGGGCGTTGGTTTGATGGATTGAACCAGGCGCAGCTCTCCGCTGTGACCTTCAATGAAGGGCCGCTTCTCGTGATAGCCGGCCCTGGGGCCGGCAAGACTAGGTTGCTCGCCCATAAGATTGTATACCTCATAACTGAACTTGGGGTGAGGCCTGATCAAATACTTGCCGTAACTTTCACAAACAAGGCCGCAAGAGAGATCAGGAACCGTGTAGGCTTGCTTCTGGCCCATCAGACAGATGCAGGTTCTGCCGCAGACAATTCCCTACCGAGGCTCTGTACCTTTCATTCGTGGGCCCTGGGTTTCCTGAGAGAGGAATTCGGGGCAGCTGCAGCAAGGCCTGTTGGTGAAGATGAGGCCTTTGAGGTCTTTGAAGAGGCTGCGGCTGCAGCCAGGTTCAGCACAGCCGGGCTCAGGGGGCTCTTCGAGGAGGTTATGAGGGCTAAGGAGGCCTATCCCCCCCCGATCTTTTGA
- the mobB gene encoding molybdopterin-guanine dinucleotide biosynthesis protein B has translation MMPDITFIGWHNAGKTTILCAVIKELSRRGRKVAVVKHTKHTLLDMNASGTDSALLLKAGAKRVTVMTPKGMVHLERDTVDSGTGATMGGCEVFDVVLGEGFKYDPAIPKIEVARKGVSNEGALKGMVTGVIAVVTDNPEIEETRDVKVFEIHDIRALCDFIEGRI, from the coding sequence ATGATGCCTGACATCACCTTTATCGGCTGGCACAACGCCGGCAAGACCACGATCCTTTGTGCCGTGATCAAGGAACTTTCAAGAAGAGGCCGAAAGGTCGCGGTAGTGAAACACACGAAACACACGCTCCTGGACATGAATGCCTCTGGGACGGACAGCGCATTACTCCTTAAAGCCGGAGCGAAGAGGGTCACGGTCATGACCCCGAAGGGCATGGTTCACCTTGAAAGAGATACGGTGGATAGCGGTACTGGTGCAACGATGGGCGGCTGTGAGGTATTCGACGTCGTGTTGGGCGAAGGCTTTAAATACGACCCAGCGATCCCAAAGATAGAGGTCGCGAGAAAAGGGGTTTCGAACGAAGGAGCGTTGAAGGGTATGGTAACCGGTGTAATAGCGGTTGTGACCGACAACCCTGAAATCGAAGAAACTAGGGACGTCAAGGTCTTCGAAATCCATGATATCCGGGCATTGTGCGATTTCATAGAGGGGCGGATCTGA
- a CDS encoding hydrogenase small subunit: MSRNLHLADIDPRLTRRGFLKGCVMAAAALGLSDEMVPHLVEAASSPQRPPVVWLHFQECTGCTEALLRASHPDIGRLILNLISLDYHETVMAAAGKQAEDVLDETIKKYDGKFICVVEGGIPTKDGGVYCKIGGRTAISILKDVAPRSAAIIAIGTCATFGGIQAASPNPTGAVGVRDIIHGKPIINISGCPPNPISFLGTVLNFLTFKRLPATDQLGRPLFAYGRKIHDQCERRAHFDEGRYAEHFGDDGHLEGYCLYKVGCKGPETFSNCPAVRFNDVEVWPVSAGHGCVGCTEPRFWDTMTPFYERLPNVKIPAGKGAVIGAESAGKKILGVTAAAIGIHAAVGIGKKLAKAKAAQKPEDIKKER, encoded by the coding sequence ATGTCACGAAATCTGCATCTAGCGGATATCGATCCGAGGCTTACGCGAAGAGGGTTTCTGAAGGGTTGCGTCATGGCAGCCGCGGCCCTTGGACTCTCAGATGAAATGGTGCCGCATCTTGTAGAGGCGGCGTCCTCTCCTCAGAGGCCGCCTGTTGTCTGGCTCCATTTCCAGGAGTGCACCGGCTGCACGGAGGCCTTGCTCAGGGCGTCTCATCCGGACATAGGCAGGCTGATCCTGAATCTCATCTCACTCGACTACCATGAGACGGTCATGGCCGCTGCCGGGAAACAGGCTGAAGACGTCCTTGACGAGACTATAAAGAAATATGACGGGAAGTTTATCTGCGTGGTTGAAGGTGGTATTCCGACCAAAGATGGTGGTGTTTATTGCAAGATAGGCGGCCGTACCGCCATTTCCATCCTTAAAGACGTAGCGCCGAGATCGGCGGCGATAATCGCCATCGGGACCTGCGCCACATTTGGCGGCATCCAAGCGGCCAGCCCCAACCCGACCGGGGCCGTAGGTGTGAGAGACATCATCCACGGCAAACCCATCATAAACATCTCGGGCTGCCCGCCGAACCCGATAAGTTTTCTCGGAACAGTCCTCAATTTCCTTACCTTCAAGCGTCTGCCGGCCACAGACCAACTTGGAAGGCCACTCTTCGCCTACGGCAGGAAGATCCACGACCAATGCGAGAGACGCGCCCATTTTGACGAAGGCCGCTATGCCGAGCACTTCGGAGATGATGGGCATCTTGAGGGCTATTGCCTTTACAAGGTGGGCTGCAAGGGCCCCGAGACCTTTTCAAACTGCCCGGCAGTGCGCTTTAATGACGTCGAGGTCTGGCCGGTCTCGGCAGGACATGGCTGTGTCGGATGCACCGAGCCCAGGTTTTGGGATACCATGACACCGTTTTATGAGAGACTGCCCAACGTAAAGATCCCTGCCGGAAAGGGTGCGGTGATAGGGGCCGAATCGGCCGGCAAGAAGATACTCGGTGTCACCGCAGCGGCCATAGGTATACATGCCGCAGTCGGAATAGGGAAGAAGCTCGCCAAGGCCAAGGCCGCACAGAAGCCGGAAGATATAAAAAAGGAGAGATGA
- a CDS encoding nickel-dependent hydrogenase large subunit translates to MAQRITVDPITRIEGHLRIDAEVEGGVIKDAWSSGQMWRGIEVILQGRDPRDAWVFTQRICGVCTTVHAIASVRAVENALNLEIPLNAQYIRNLILAIHALHDHIVHFYVLSALDWVDVVSALKADPQKTASLAESLSDWPGNSPERFKAVQEKIRALVESGQLGPFANAYWGHPAMQLPPEANLMAVSHYLEALDYQRKADSAYAILGGKNPHIQNLSVGGVTTAINLNNETTLNMERLYWIKQLVEEVSGFVKKVYLPDVTAIGAFYKDWFKFGAGVTNYLAVPDMPLDTKAEHFDLPGGTILDGDLKTVKAFTNFKDPYFRDNVVECIKHSWYKGDWTRSPFEEDTLPQYTDFDLTGKYSWIKAPRFQGRPMQVGPLAQVLVGYALGHEPTKKYVDDTLSKVSSLAGAQIGPEVLHSTPGRHLARAIRAAVLCDLAIKHWGLLVDNINRGDVAIFNSPTFPRGEQRGFGFHEAPRGALSHWIIIQDGKIKNYQCVVPSTWNAGPRDERGNPGPYEASLVGNPVAVPEKPLELLRTVHSFDPCIACAIHVLDPDGGEMSKVKVL, encoded by the coding sequence ATGGCCCAGCGCATAACGGTTGATCCGATAACGAGGATAGAGGGGCACCTGAGGATAGACGCCGAGGTGGAAGGCGGCGTGATCAAAGACGCCTGGTCGTCAGGACAGATGTGGCGCGGCATCGAGGTGATACTCCAAGGCAGAGACCCTCGTGACGCCTGGGTATTTACACAACGCATATGCGGCGTGTGCACCACGGTTCATGCCATAGCGAGTGTAAGGGCGGTCGAAAACGCGCTTAATCTTGAAATCCCATTGAATGCCCAATATATCAGAAACCTGATCCTCGCTATCCACGCCCTCCATGACCACATAGTCCACTTTTATGTCCTGTCCGCACTTGACTGGGTGGATGTAGTCTCGGCCTTAAAGGCCGATCCCCAAAAGACAGCCTCCCTTGCAGAGAGCCTCTCAGACTGGCCAGGCAACAGCCCTGAACGCTTTAAGGCCGTACAAGAAAAGATAAGGGCCCTGGTAGAGAGCGGGCAGCTCGGCCCGTTCGCCAATGCCTACTGGGGCCATCCCGCCATGCAGCTCCCACCAGAGGCGAACCTCATGGCTGTATCACACTATCTTGAGGCCCTTGATTACCAGAGAAAGGCCGACTCGGCCTATGCGATCCTCGGCGGAAAGAATCCACACATACAAAATCTCTCTGTAGGCGGGGTTACGACCGCCATAAACCTCAATAACGAAACCACACTCAACATGGAGCGCCTTTACTGGATAAAACAACTCGTTGAGGAGGTCTCCGGATTTGTAAAAAAAGTCTATCTGCCTGATGTGACAGCCATAGGTGCGTTCTATAAAGACTGGTTCAAATTTGGCGCAGGGGTCACAAATTACCTTGCCGTTCCTGACATGCCGCTTGACACCAAGGCAGAACACTTTGATCTGCCTGGCGGCACCATACTTGACGGCGACCTCAAGACGGTAAAGGCCTTTACCAACTTCAAAGACCCGTATTTCAGGGATAACGTAGTTGAGTGCATCAAGCACTCCTGGTATAAGGGCGACTGGACACGCTCCCCATTTGAAGAGGACACGCTCCCACAGTACACGGATTTTGACCTGACCGGTAAGTATTCATGGATAAAGGCCCCGAGATTCCAAGGGAGACCCATGCAGGTGGGCCCGCTCGCCCAGGTGCTCGTCGGATATGCCCTTGGTCATGAACCCACAAAAAAATATGTTGACGACACACTTTCCAAGGTTAGCAGCCTTGCAGGGGCCCAGATAGGTCCTGAAGTCCTGCACTCCACTCCAGGCCGCCATCTGGCAAGGGCGATAAGGGCGGCGGTCCTCTGCGACCTGGCTATAAAACACTGGGGGCTCCTGGTAGATAATATAAACCGCGGAGATGTAGCCATATTTAATTCACCCACCTTTCCAAGGGGCGAGCAGCGTGGTTTCGGTTTCCATGAGGCCCCGAGGGGTGCGCTATCCCACTGGATCATTATCCAAGACGGCAAGATCAAGAATTACCAGTGTGTCGTCCCATCGACCTGGAATGCAGGCCCAAGGGACGAAAGGGGCAATCCAGGGCCATATGAGGCCTCCCTGGTCGGAAACCCTGTGGCTGTGCCTGAAAAGCCCCTTGAACTCTTGAGGACCGTTCATTCCTTTGATCCGTGCATCGCCTGTGCAATCCATGTCCTTGATCCTGACGGAGGCGAAATGTCTAAGGTCAAGGTACTCTAG
- the cybH gene encoding Ni/Fe-hydrogenase, b-type cytochrome subunit — translation MRATATYEKKKAWGVLLRLFHWAYAITIVILVISGYYIYEPWLNSHELGASFPMASTRYIHFVAGYAFIGAIVVRIYLFFFGNKQERFLDSAPVTPRNIKNLFGTIVYYLYLTDYHEERLGHNALFMLFYIITLFLTLVQVLTGLYLLFPENLAVQHMGISLFGTQQEARLVHHFLMWYFIIFTMTHIYITIWNDIERPEGLISSIFNGSKFKPKKA, via the coding sequence ATGAGGGCGACCGCTACATATGAAAAAAAGAAGGCTTGGGGCGTACTTTTAAGGCTGTTTCACTGGGCCTATGCCATTACAATAGTTATTCTTGTAATCAGTGGCTATTATATATATGAGCCATGGTTGAACTCGCACGAACTAGGCGCATCATTTCCCATGGCCTCAACCAGGTATATCCATTTTGTTGCAGGATATGCATTTATCGGTGCGATTGTTGTAAGGATATATCTCTTCTTCTTCGGCAATAAGCAAGAGCGTTTTCTGGACTCTGCACCTGTAACCCCAAGAAATATCAAAAATTTATTCGGCACCATTGTTTATTATCTGTATCTTACAGACTATCATGAGGAAAGGCTTGGGCATAACGCCCTTTTTATGCTCTTTTACATCATCACGCTGTTTCTTACATTGGTACAGGTATTGACCGGACTTTATCTGCTATTTCCTGAAAACTTAGCCGTTCAACACATGGGCATCAGTCTCTTCGGTACCCAGCAGGAGGCGCGTCTCGTTCATCATTTTCTTATGTGGTATTTTATAATATTTACCATGACGCACATCTATATCACTATTTGGAACGATATAGAAAGACCGGAAGGCCTCATCTCATCTATCTTCAACGGCAGCAAATTCAAACCTAAAAAGGCGTGA
- the hypF gene encoding carbamoyltransferase HypF, with the protein MEERKDGLKTPDREAVEFLVRGQVQGVGFRPFVYRLAKRFGILGSVANNGYGVVIRAMATKDALSAFIQAVIEKAPFLAKIASIESRPFKAGLEYKNFVILESEKIRDVFVHIPPDVATCPMCLHELSDPEDRRYRYPFINCTDCGPRYSIIESVPYDRERTSMKAFQMCDDCQNEYHNPGDRRFHAEPNACRRCGPGLGWHGKDGEKIETDDPIREAAAALRQGKIVAIKGLGGFHLAADASNEEAVAELRVRKRRPSKPLAVMAANLETARLICEIDAIEAAALTSPRRPIVLLKRRMDAGLALNLAPGIREVGVMLPYTPLHHLIFTFPDAPRVIVLTSGNPGGEPIAKDNNEALIRLSGIADFFLIHDREIVNRLDDSVVRQIGGKIRVIRRSRGYAPEPVTLSIEYPRMIAMGGFLKSTFCLSKGRGAVLSQHIGDLETPESIDFFEEAVGHLKDLFEIEPEAVACDLHPDYPGTRYAMSLGLPVYPVQHHYAHTTAVMAEYGLEGPCISVILDGAGLGPDLTIWGGEVLLADLYGFRRLGRLGHLLLPGGDAAAREPWRMAMSAIFSAFGPDGLENAILPGLSIISKEKRMVLTSMMMNGVNIPLTSSCGRLFDAIAAILGVCLTADYEGQAAMQLETVSWEAKDEKVSRSYPMEISKKDGMLVLDLSTIVKSVLKDLKDAVPLPLIGISFHRWLVEALCLIVKKLSEETGVKEIVLSGGCMQNKILLEGLMTAMIRKGLDPYAGELIPANDGGLSLGQLVVGGTRYVSGRTNGGC; encoded by the coding sequence ATGGAAGAAAGAAAGGACGGCCTTAAAACCCCTGACAGGGAAGCGGTTGAGTTCCTTGTCAGGGGGCAGGTCCAGGGGGTTGGATTCAGGCCGTTCGTCTATAGACTGGCAAAGAGGTTCGGGATCCTCGGTTCCGTGGCGAACAACGGATACGGCGTGGTCATTAGGGCGATGGCCACAAAAGATGCACTCTCTGCCTTTATCCAGGCGGTCATTGAAAAGGCCCCGTTCCTCGCAAAGATAGCTAGTATCGAATCAAGACCATTCAAGGCAGGGTTGGAATACAAAAATTTCGTTATCCTGGAAAGTGAAAAGATCAGGGATGTATTTGTACACATCCCACCTGATGTGGCAACCTGCCCAATGTGCCTGCACGAGCTTTCTGACCCGGAAGACAGACGTTACAGATATCCCTTTATAAATTGCACTGACTGCGGCCCGAGGTACTCGATCATAGAGTCGGTCCCGTATGACAGGGAAAGGACCTCGATGAAGGCCTTTCAGATGTGCGATGACTGCCAAAACGAATACCATAATCCAGGGGACAGGAGGTTTCATGCCGAACCAAATGCCTGCCGGCGATGCGGTCCAGGTCTTGGTTGGCATGGCAAAGACGGCGAAAAAATCGAAACCGATGACCCGATCAGGGAGGCGGCAGCGGCGTTAAGACAGGGGAAAATCGTCGCCATAAAGGGCCTGGGCGGCTTTCACCTTGCAGCCGATGCATCAAACGAAGAGGCAGTGGCCGAACTGAGGGTCAGGAAGAGACGCCCGTCAAAACCCCTTGCCGTGATGGCCGCCAATCTTGAAACCGCAAGGCTGATCTGTGAAATAGACGCCATCGAAGCCGCGGCCCTTACCTCTCCGAGACGCCCCATAGTGCTGCTCAAAAGGCGCATGGATGCCGGACTTGCATTAAACCTTGCACCAGGGATAAGGGAAGTGGGAGTCATGCTGCCGTACACCCCCCTTCATCACCTGATCTTCACCTTTCCGGATGCACCAAGGGTGATCGTGCTTACCAGCGGGAATCCGGGCGGCGAACCTATTGCGAAAGACAATAACGAGGCACTGATCAGACTTTCAGGGATAGCGGATTTTTTTCTTATCCACGACAGAGAGATAGTAAACAGGCTTGACGACTCAGTCGTCAGGCAGATTGGGGGAAAGATAAGGGTCATCAGGCGCTCGAGGGGTTATGCCCCAGAGCCAGTTACGCTCAGCATTGAATACCCTAGGATGATCGCTATGGGAGGGTTTCTCAAGAGCACATTCTGTCTCTCAAAAGGCCGGGGCGCTGTTTTAAGTCAGCACATAGGCGATCTCGAAACCCCTGAGAGCATTGATTTCTTTGAAGAGGCAGTCGGGCATTTAAAGGATCTGTTCGAGATCGAACCGGAGGCAGTCGCCTGCGATCTGCACCCCGACTATCCTGGCACGCGCTATGCTATGAGCCTTGGGCTCCCCGTCTATCCTGTACAACATCACTACGCCCATACGACAGCGGTCATGGCTGAATACGGCCTTGAAGGGCCATGCATATCGGTCATCCTTGACGGCGCGGGACTCGGGCCTGACCTGACGATCTGGGGCGGGGAGGTGCTGCTTGCAGACCTTTATGGTTTCAGACGTCTCGGGCGGCTCGGTCATCTCCTGCTCCCGGGCGGGGATGCAGCCGCAAGAGAGCCCTGGCGCATGGCCATGTCAGCCATCTTTTCCGCTTTTGGGCCAGATGGGTTGGAGAACGCCATTCTACCCGGGCTCTCCATAATCTCAAAAGAAAAAAGAATGGTCCTGACCTCCATGATGATGAACGGCGTCAACATCCCGCTCACCTCAAGCTGCGGCAGGCTCTTTGATGCGATAGCCGCCATCCTTGGGGTCTGTCTCACGGCCGACTATGAAGGACAGGCAGCGATGCAGCTGGAAACCGTCTCATGGGAGGCAAAAGATGAAAAGGTGTCTAGGAGTTATCCCATGGAGATCTCGAAAAAGGATGGAATGCTGGTGCTTGACCTTTCAACCATCGTAAAATCAGTATTAAAAGACCTTAAAGATGCGGTACCGCTCCCCTTGATAGGGATATCATTTCACAGATGGCTTGTCGAGGCGTTATGCCTTATTGTAAAAAAACTATCTGAAGAGACTGGCGTAAAAGAGATAGTCCTTAGCGGCGGGTGCATGCAGAACAAGATACTTTTGGAGGGCTTGATGACCGCCATGATTCGCAAAGGTCTTGATCCATATGCTGGGGAATTGATCCCGGCGAATGACGGCGGGTTATCGCTAGGTCAACTTGTTGTTGGAGGCACAAGGTATGTGTCTGGCCGTACCAATGGAGGTTGTTGA
- a CDS encoding HypC/HybG/HupF family hydrogenase formation chaperone — protein MCLAVPMEVVEIKDGDELTSPIALVELGGIRREIRLDIVDRLPHIGDYVIVHAGFAVHSLTKDEAEESISLIRRMADGWRE, from the coding sequence ATGTGTCTGGCCGTACCAATGGAGGTTGTTGAAATAAAGGATGGCGATGAGCTGACATCTCCGATCGCCCTGGTGGAGCTGGGGGGGATAAGGCGCGAAATCAGGCTCGATATCGTAGACCGACTCCCTCATATTGGCGACTATGTGATCGTCCATGCAGGTTTCGCCGTACACAGCCTCACAAAAGACGAGGCCGAGGAGAGTATCTCACTTATCAGGCGAATGGCCGATGGATGGAGGGAATAA